From Penicillium psychrofluorescens genome assembly, chromosome: 6, one genomic window encodes:
- a CDS encoding uncharacterized protein (ID:PFLUO_009483-T1.cds;~source:funannotate) → MSVEKPEPVGLGSNQSDSSLDLEQKGEREGYVLNAQDAQTRRELKTTGDGQTILIPQPSDSPYDPLNWSQFKKHLVLIVISCTAFLPDFGSATGAVTLNVQAAEWGILPTTVNHSQVGNVFMLGAASPIIVALAAYFGRYPILFWWTVLALATSIWCTAAQSFSSFMAARILNGMFSTVMQGGGLMFIKDMFFLHEHARKINIWSGFVILSPYMGPMFSAFILTTQTWRVCFGLLTALTGLCLLAVIFFAEETYYDRKNSKPDLIPNGPRWQRMLGIQQWRTAYIENSVKDAVMRPLIIIAKPVVALSCLFYMLVFEWVVGINTTLSLMLPPIYGFQSKQIGFFYFTPIVAAILGELIGHWLHDLIAKIYTKRNQGRLEPEARLFAIWVASPFMVAGLLVMGYALQNHWHYMLTALGWGLYVFGIMIVTVGINAYVLDSYPEASGEVAAWVNVGRTLGGFIVSYFMIEWEQKQGSARQFGTMTGILSFGFIIIIILQVYGKRLRLWSGPAKFKTA, encoded by the exons ATGAGTGTTGAAAAACCAGAGCCAGTCGGCCTGGGCTCTAACCAAAGCGACAGCTCACTGGACCTCGAGCAAAAAGGCGAGCGCGAAGGCTACGTTCTCAATGCGCAGGACGCGCAAACCCGCCGAGAGCTCAAGACAACAGGCGACGGACAAACGATTCTCATTCCCCAGCCCAGCGACTCGCCCTACGACCCATTAAACTGGTCGCAATTCAAAAAGCATCTCGTTCTTATTGTGATTTCATGCACAGCTTTTCTGCCCGACTTTGGAAGCGCGACTGGCGCGGTGACCTTGAATGTGCAGGCTGCTGAATGGGGCATTTTGCCTACTACAGTCAACCATTCGCAAGTCGGTAATGTCTTTATGCTTGGCGCTGCCAGTCCTATTATCGTCGCATTGGCAGCATATTTTGGTCGTTATCCCATTCTGTTCTGGTGGACGGTATTGGCACTGGCGACATCAATCTGGTGTACGGCGGCACAGAGCTTCAGTTCGTTCATG GCTGCCCGTATTCTGAACGGCATGTTCTCGACAGTGATGCAGGGA GGTGGTCTCATGTTCATCAAAGACATGTTTTTCCTCCACGAGCACGCCCGCAAAATCAACATCTGGTCCGGCTTCGTCATTCTCTCACCGTACATGGGTCCCATGTTCTCAGCCTTCATCCTCACAACCCAGACCTGGCGCGTATGCTTCGGTTTGCTCACGGCCCTCACGGGCCTGTGTTTGCTGGcagtcatcttcttcgccgaagAGACATACTATGACCGCAAGAATTCCAAGCCGGACCTGATTCCCAACGGTCCGCGTTGGCAGCGCATGCTGGGAATTCAACAATGGCGTACGGCGTATATCGAAAACTCGGTGAAGGATGCCGTCATGCGGCCGTTGATTATCATTGCCAAGCCTGTGGTCGCTCTCTCGTGCTTGTTCTATATGCTGGTCTTTGAGTGGGTGGTTGGTATCAACACGACGCTCTCGCTGATGCTGCCGCCGATTTACGGCTTTCAAAGCAAGCAAATTG GATTCTTCTATTTCACACCCATCGTGGCAGCAATTCTGGGCGAATTAATTGGCCACTGGCTACACGATCTAATTGCGAAGATCTACACAAAGAGAAATCAAGGCCGTCTCGAGCCTGAAGCCCGTCTCTTCGCTATCTGGGTGGCCAGTCCATTTATGGTCGCCGGACTGCTGGTGATGGGCTACGCGCTGCAGAACCACTGGCACTACATGCTCACCGCGCTGGGCTGGGGCCTGTATGTGTTCGGCATAATGATTGTCACGGTGGGCATCAACGCGTACGTGCTTGATTCGTACCCGGAGGCGAGTGGTGAAGTTGCCGCGTGGGTTAACGTCGGCCGCACGCTTGGCGGGTTCATTGTTTCGTATTTTATGATCGAGTGGGAGCAGAAACAAGGCTCGGCTCGCCAGTTCGGTACTATGACTGGCATTCTCAGCTTTGGGTTTATCATTATCATTATCCTGCAGGTCTATGGGAAGAGATTGCGGCTGTGGTCTGGACCGGCCAAGTTTAAGACTGCTTGA